TCCTTGTCATCCTGGGCCCTTATGGCGACAGTCAGGTAGCGGCCTTAGACAAAAGCGTCTATAAGACACTCCGAACCTTCAACGAGGTTCTGGATATCGTAGAAAAAAATTATGTGGAAGAGGTGGACGCCAACACCTTGATCAAAGGAGCCATCAACGGCATGGTGAAGTCGCTGGATCCGCACAGCAGCTTCATGACGGCGGAGATGTACAAGGAATTGGAGGTAGACACGCGGGGAAGCTTCGGCGGCATCGGCATTGAAATTACTATGAATAAGGGTGTGCTGACTGTCGTTTCGCCAATCGAGGACACGCCGGCCTTTAAAGCGGGCGTCAAATCCGGTGATCAGATCATCATGATTGACGGACAATTTACCAAAGATATCACCATCTCGGAAGCGGTTAAGAAACTGCGGGGGAAAAAAGATACCAAGGTAACCCTGACAATTATGAGAGAAGGCCTGGCAAAGCCCAAAGAGTTTGTCCTGACCCGCGAAGATATCAAGGTCAAAAGCGTCAAGACAAAGAATTTTGACAAGAACATCGGCTACATAAGATTAGCGGCTTTCCAGGAAAGAACCAGCGACGATTTGAAAAAGACACTCCGCGAGGTAACGGAAAAAATGCAGCCTTTGCAGGGTCTCGTCCTCGACATGCGGAACAACCCGGGCGGACTGCTTAATCAGGCGGTAGAAGTGTCCGATGTTTTTATGAAGTCCGGTATCATTGTCTCCACGCGGGGCAGGACAAAGGGTATGGAAAGCAAGAACAGCGCCCACAACGACGGCGATGAACCAACCTGTCCGATGGTCGTGCTGGTCAATGAGGAAACCGCCAGCGCCGCCGAGATAGTCGCCGGCGCCCTGCAGGACAGCGGCAGGGCTGTTATTATAGGCACCCAGACTTTCGGCAAGGGGTCGGTGCAGACCGTCATTCCGCTGGAAGACGGCTCGGCCTTGAAATTAACAACGGCTAAATACTACACTCCCAATGGACGCTCCATCCAGGCCGAGGGTATTATGCCTGATATTATCGTGAAATACGCACCACCGGTGGAGGCCAAGGCAACGCCGGAGGGAATGATGAGGGAACGTGATTTACCTGGACACATAAAGTCACCGCAAGAAAATGGCCTCAAGGCTGTCGAACCGAAGGCAGACCCGAAAAAAGATGAATCTGACGAAGCAGCGGCGCCTGATAACCAGATCAAGAGCGCGATAGACATCTTAAAGAGCTGGGAGATATTCAAGAAAAACTTCAAATAAATATTAGTAGGCGCCGACGCAGAGTTTAAAGGAGGGCATGAAACTTATTACGGGCCTCACCGGCCTTATATTGTTGATAATCGTCCTGATTACGTCCTACTATATATTTTCCCGGCCGCCCGGCGATGTTGACCGGGCGCAGGAAAGCGGAGAAGAGAAAGAAGCAACTGGGGAGAAAACTCCTGTCCGGACACCGGATTTTCCCCCCCGGCGCCCGAACAGCGGAGAGGGGAAAATATCCATCGCCATCATCATTGATGACATAGGCTTTGCCTTGGCGCCGGTGGATGAACTGCTCAGAATTGATGCACCGCTGGCCTTCGCCGTTTTGCCCTACACTCCCCATGCTAAAGCTGCCGCGGAGATGATCCACCGTCAGGGACGCGAGATTCTGCTGCACATCCCCATGGAACCGCGCAGTGGAAAAAATAAACCCGGTCCGGGGGCGCTTTTCCGCGATATGACGGCAAATGATCTGCGGAGGCAGTTGGATGATGATCTCGCCGTCGTTCCCTATGTCGCGGGAGCCAATAATCACATGGGATCGGCTTTCATGGAGGATGAGGAAAAACTTCAGGTCGTCCTGACGGAATTGCAGAAAAAGGGGCTGTTCTTTGTTGACAGCAGAACAACGGCAGCTTCCCGGGCGGAGGGCTTGGCCAGAAAAACGCGGATCAGATTTGCGGCGCGACGGCTTTTTCTCGACAATGACCAGGATCAGGAGTTGATTTTCAAGAATTTGCTCGACCACTTGGAGAATAACAATTCGCCCCTCTTGATCATCGGGCATCCCTATCCCGGCACCGTGGCAGCGCTTAAGGAAGCTATCCCGCTGCTTCAGTCGCGAGGCATCCGCATTGTCCCACCTTCGGAGCTGGTGGAAATAATCGGCGAGAGATAATAAACCAACAGGAATGAATAACTTTTTATGAAAACATTTCTTAATAAACAATGGCTGTTGATTATTACTATTTTTATTTGTCTCGCGGGATGCGTGCCGCCTGGGACGAGGGCCGGTGATATCACGGCTGTCGAGGCCGACCTCACCCCCGTCAATCTTGCTTCCTATCATTATTCCCTGAGCGTGCTCTCTTCCTTAAGCGGGAAGCTGGATGATGCGATCGAGGAGATGGAAAAAGCCCTTGGTTTTGATGCCCGGTCGGCCTTTTTAGCCACGGAACTCGCCGGTCTTTACAGCGAAAAAGGCAATATCTCCAGGGCCATTGCGATCTGCGAAAAGACGCTGGCGGAAAACGGCAGTGACGTTGAAGCCAGACTCCTGCTGGCCAACTTGTACCTGAATGTCAAGAATTTTGATAATGCCCTCCGCGAGTATCTGAAAGTCACAGAACTTGAGCCGCGCAATGCCGATGCGCTGCTCTATACAGGTATTCTTTATGGAGAAGCCAAGAAGTACGAAGAAGCAGTTACCACTTTCCGCAGGCTGCTGGATAGCGATCCCGATCACATCATGGGGAATTACTACTTGGCAAAAACATTGAGCGAAGTTCAACAATATGGCGCCGCCGAAGAAATCTATAAGAAGACGTTGGCCTTAAAACCTGGGTTTGAACCGGCCGTACTCGACCTCGGACGTCTCTTGGAAAAACAGGAAAAGAATGACCAGGCGGTAAAAAAATATCGCGCCTACATCAAGGCTAACCCGCACAGTGTAAACGTCAGGCTCAAATTAGCCGATCTGCTGCTAAAACTAAAGAAACCGGAAGAGGCGGAAAAGGAGCTGCGGGAGACACTTACCTGGGGGAAGGGCCGCCGCGAGATTGCTTACCGGCTGGGTCTGTTCTATTTAGAAAGCGATCGCTTTGAGAGAGCCGCGGAAATCATCCTGGAGCTGCTTAAGACCAATTCCGGCGATTACCGGTTGAGATACCTGCTGGCTTCAGCTTATGAAGGCCAGAAGGATTACCAGCAGGCCATCGCCGAGTTGCAGAAGATACCCCGGGAGGCGGAACTATTTCCTGCCGCCCAGTTAAGCATCAGCCTGATGCTGAAAAATACCGGCCAAATCGAGGCCGCCATCGCCAATCTGTCGGCCGCCATTGACAACAGAAAAGATGCCCCCGATCTTTATGCCTTGCTTGCTTCCATCTACGAAGAAAAAAAAGAACTTCTAAGGGCGGAAGAAACCTTAAAGATGGGCCTGCAGGTCTCCCCCAGTGTCATGCTGCATTTCAGTCTGGGCGCACTTTACGAAAAGACAGACCGTTTCCCGGAAAGCATCAGGGAGATGGAGACCGTCCTGCAAATGGACGGTAAAAATGCCGAGGCCATGAACTTTATCGGTTACTCCTACGCCGACCGCGGCATCAAACTGGTGGAAGCTGAGGATTTAATTAGAAAGGCGCTGACGCTAAAGCCGGGTAATGCATACATGCTGGACAGCTTGGGCTGGGTCTGTTTCCGACAGAATAAGCTGGCGGAGGCCATAAAATACTTAAAAGAAGCGGCCGCCGGGCTTCCCCAGGATGCCACCGTTGCCGAACACCTGGGCGATGTCTATGTCGAATCAGGCCAAATTGAAGCGGCCAGAGAGATTTATCTGCAAGTCATGAAATTGAATCCCGACCATAAAACTGTGCCGCAGAAGATAGAGAAGATGAAGATAACGGGTCACAACCCCGATAAACGGGATAAGCCCCGCTGAGCGGGATAAGAGCTTTAACGGATTTGCTTTCCTCGATAAAGCAAATCCTAACGCACTAATAAAATAGCGGGTAGTAATATTGGATAATTTGGCGGCACAGACAAGCAATATTACTAAGCAAATGTTGGCGCTGCTCATTTGCTGCTTTCTTGCCTCCTGCGCGCCGGCCGTAACCTTGCCCCATGCCCCGGATCAGCTTCCTGCTCCGCTTGATCCCCGCTGGGAAAAACTAAGCGGCAGGAATCAAGTCCGAAGCGGCCTGAGAGCGATGGCGGATATTGACCTGACGGCAGAAGGCGGCAGACGTCATCTGCGGGTAGCCATGCTGCTCCAACTCCCATCACTGATGCGGATAGAAAGCATCCCTCTTTTCGGCCCACCGGATTTCTTCCTCTCTCTGAACAGGGAAAAACTGAAGATTTTTTTGCCGGGTAAAAAAGAATATTATCAGGGTCGTCCGTCGCGGGAAAATTTGTCGCGTTTCCTGCCGCTCAGTCTATCCCCGACGGATATGGTATATGTCCTTATGGGCCTCCCTCCTCCCCCACCTGTCGCCGAAGAAAAAATCGGTTACCGGGAATCTCGTGAAGGCGACAGGAAACGTCTGGACCTGTTCTTGAATAACCGGATAATCCGGATACTGTGGTCGGACAGCAATGTTGAGCGACTAACAGACATGGAAATACTTGACGCCAACACCAAACTTACCCATCGGGTAAGCTATGGCAACTACCTCCGGTTGGGAGAAAGCGACTGGCCGCAACAGGTAACGATAGTTTCCCAAGACGGGAAGGCTCGGATAATTGTTAATTATGACGATATGGAATTGTGCGCCCCGGAGGATGAGGAAATCTTTGACCTACCCATCCCCAGGGGTATAACGCCTACCGGCATGGATAGGGATGACCCGCCCTGGGAATAATAGATAAGCGGGTCTGTTCCATCTTCTATTTTATGTTGAGAAGGGTCGCCTTTGCCGTGCGAGCCTGATTAGTATTGGGATAGTCGTTTATCACCCGCTGCAGAATAAGCTTCGCACTGGCCTTATCACCCAGGTTCATAAAGGCAATCCCCTGCTTCAGGAGGGCGTAAGGCACCTTGTCGCCGTCAGGATAATTCTTGGCCACCTTTTCATATTCCAGGATGGCATTCTCGTACTTTTTTTCAAAATAATAGCATTCCCCGATCCAGAACTGGGCATTATCGGAATATTCCGTGTCGGGGTACTGTTTCAGAAAGTTATGAAATGCCTCTCTGCCCTTATCGAATTTGCCATCCTTGAAAAGCTCATAGGCGGCGGCATAGGCCGACTCCTTATCAGGTTTTCCCTTGGTAACTTCCTTGGGCTTTTCGCCCTTTTCCGTTCCCTCCGGCTGGTCTTCTCTTTTTCCGATCCCCAGGAAATTCTCGATAAAATTGATCTTGAAAACCGCGTTATTGAGTTTTTCCCTGATTTCCTTGGCGTCCTCATCCTTATTGGTGCGCGTCACGACGGTGGCGAGATCCTTACGCAGAGCCTCCACCTGGCCCCTCAGTTGCTGGATATTATCCCGGATGTCGGCTATATCGGCGCCCGTTTCCGCCGTGCTCTTGCGCAAAGCCGTGACGGCTTCAAAGTTTCTGGCAACCTCGCCACGGATAGCATTGTCTTCCGCCTTCAGGAGGGACAGATGCTTCTCCACTGCCGCCACCTTTTTTTCCACCACCACCACCCTGTTGTTCACTACATCGGTTATCTTCTGATCCAACTCGCTTTGGACCTTTTTCAAATCATCAGTAGTTGCACAACCGATTAGTGCCGCCAACAAAAGCATGAGCAGAAAAATATTTATTTTCAAGCGCTTAACCTCACTTGATTATTTTTTCCCGGAGGCGTCAAAATGCGCCCGGCGGTTCCTGGCCCAAGCGTCTTCGGTATGTCCTTTATCCAGAGGCAGTTCCTCGCCATAGCTTAAGGTCTTGATTCTCTTGGCATCAATGCCCATGTCAACGAGGAATTTAGTTGCCGCATTGGCGCGCCTTTCCCCCAAGGCCAGGTTATATTCGGCGGTGCCTCTTTCATCGCAGTGCCCCTCTACAACAATCATGACATCCTTATTTTTATTCAGCCATTCGGCATGATTCTTAAGGCTCGCCCGCGCTTCATCCTTAAGGTTGAATTTGTCGAAATCGAAACGGATATCGGCCAATTCATAAAGTTCCCTGGCAGGCACGGCTACTGCGGCGGTCGTTGCTGCTGGTGCTGCTTTATCCGCTCCCTCCAGCACTGGCTCACCTACGGAAAATTTCGCTTTTGCCGGGGCCTTTTCAACGGGAGCCGCTTGTTCTACCGGCTTGGCCTCTGGCGCCACGGCCGCCGGCGCCATCGGCGCCACCCTGTCTTCTTGGAGGGCTTCTTTATTAGCGCTGCAACCACCGATAAGCACCATCATCAATGCAAATACTAATA
This genomic window from Deltaproteobacteria bacterium contains:
- a CDS encoding DUF4292 domain-containing protein is translated as MDNLAAQTSNITKQMLALLICCFLASCAPAVTLPHAPDQLPAPLDPRWEKLSGRNQVRSGLRAMADIDLTAEGGRRHLRVAMLLQLPSLMRIESIPLFGPPDFFLSLNREKLKIFLPGKKEYYQGRPSRENLSRFLPLSLSPTDMVYVLMGLPPPPPVAEEKIGYRESREGDRKRLDLFLNNRIIRILWSDSNVERLTDMEILDANTKLTHRVSYGNYLRLGESDWPQQVTIVSQDGKARIIVNYDDMELCAPEDEEIFDLPIPRGITPTGMDRDDPPWE
- the ybgF gene encoding tol-pal system protein YbgF; this translates as MKINIFLLMLLLAALIGCATTDDLKKVQSELDQKITDVVNNRVVVVEKKVAAVEKHLSLLKAEDNAIRGEVARNFEAVTALRKSTAETGADIADIRDNIQQLRGQVEALRKDLATVVTRTNKDEDAKEIREKLNNAVFKINFIENFLGIGKREDQPEGTEKGEKPKEVTKGKPDKESAYAAAYELFKDGKFDKGREAFHNFLKQYPDTEYSDNAQFWIGECYYFEKKYENAILEYEKVAKNYPDGDKVPYALLKQGIAFMNLGDKASAKLILQRVINDYPNTNQARTAKATLLNIK
- the pal gene encoding peptidoglycan-associated lipoprotein Pal, with protein sequence MRRNVGLVILVFALMMVLIGGCSANKEALQEDRVAPMAPAAVAPEAKPVEQAAPVEKAPAKAKFSVGEPVLEGADKAAPAATTAAVAVPARELYELADIRFDFDKFNLKDEARASLKNHAEWLNKNKDVMIVVEGHCDERGTAEYNLALGERRANAATKFLVDMGIDAKRIKTLSYGEELPLDKGHTEDAWARNRRAHFDASGKK
- a CDS encoding tetratricopeptide repeat protein codes for the protein MKTFLNKQWLLIITIFICLAGCVPPGTRAGDITAVEADLTPVNLASYHYSLSVLSSLSGKLDDAIEEMEKALGFDARSAFLATELAGLYSEKGNISRAIAICEKTLAENGSDVEARLLLANLYLNVKNFDNALREYLKVTELEPRNADALLYTGILYGEAKKYEEAVTTFRRLLDSDPDHIMGNYYLAKTLSEVQQYGAAEEIYKKTLALKPGFEPAVLDLGRLLEKQEKNDQAVKKYRAYIKANPHSVNVRLKLADLLLKLKKPEEAEKELRETLTWGKGRREIAYRLGLFYLESDRFERAAEIILELLKTNSGDYRLRYLLASAYEGQKDYQQAIAELQKIPREAELFPAAQLSISLMLKNTGQIEAAIANLSAAIDNRKDAPDLYALLASIYEEKKELLRAEETLKMGLQVSPSVMLHFSLGALYEKTDRFPESIREMETVLQMDGKNAEAMNFIGYSYADRGIKLVEAEDLIRKALTLKPGNAYMLDSLGWVCFRQNKLAEAIKYLKEAAAGLPQDATVAEHLGDVYVESGQIEAAREIYLQVMKLNPDHKTVPQKIEKMKITGHNPDKRDKPR
- a CDS encoding divergent polysaccharide deacetylase family protein — protein: MKLITGLTGLILLIIVLITSYYIFSRPPGDVDRAQESGEEKEATGEKTPVRTPDFPPRRPNSGEGKISIAIIIDDIGFALAPVDELLRIDAPLAFAVLPYTPHAKAAAEMIHRQGREILLHIPMEPRSGKNKPGPGALFRDMTANDLRRQLDDDLAVVPYVAGANNHMGSAFMEDEEKLQVVLTELQKKGLFFVDSRTTAASRAEGLARKTRIRFAARRLFLDNDQDQELIFKNLLDHLENNNSPLLIIGHPYPGTVAALKEAIPLLQSRGIRIVPPSELVEIIGER
- a CDS encoding S41 family peptidase, which encodes MKMFARKRWLPLLLAITFLVILGPYGDSQVAALDKSVYKTLRTFNEVLDIVEKNYVEEVDANTLIKGAINGMVKSLDPHSSFMTAEMYKELEVDTRGSFGGIGIEITMNKGVLTVVSPIEDTPAFKAGVKSGDQIIMIDGQFTKDITISEAVKKLRGKKDTKVTLTIMREGLAKPKEFVLTREDIKVKSVKTKNFDKNIGYIRLAAFQERTSDDLKKTLREVTEKMQPLQGLVLDMRNNPGGLLNQAVEVSDVFMKSGIIVSTRGRTKGMESKNSAHNDGDEPTCPMVVLVNEETASAAEIVAGALQDSGRAVIIGTQTFGKGSVQTVIPLEDGSALKLTTAKYYTPNGRSIQAEGIMPDIIVKYAPPVEAKATPEGMMRERDLPGHIKSPQENGLKAVEPKADPKKDESDEAAAPDNQIKSAIDILKSWEIFKKNFK